The following proteins are encoded in a genomic region of Oceanisphaera profunda:
- a CDS encoding NAD(P)/FAD-dependent oxidoreductase → MKPNIAIIGAGLAGLTLARELSADAHITLYEKARGLGGRMSTRRNDTHQWDHGAQFFTARSKAFQTLLAPLISSGTVVEWQPNITTLSPDQAPYKRPWFEPHYVAAPGMNSLLKALGQDLDIHLSTRVEQVVAHNGGWQLFDDNGQLLGEFDWVVSSAPLPQTQELLPARLLGDTLARYQMLPCYALLLTINDADLPHFDAAKVNNSPLRWISFNHRLPGRNINAGTVVAHSSDEWAAAHLEDDQETVKQLLIEHFCALTRVNPAAITSTQLHRWRYALSADVPDPDCEFVLNAPAKLAACGDWCLGGRVEAAFTSAQQLAKALRTEL, encoded by the coding sequence ATGAAACCCAATATTGCCATTATCGGCGCCGGTTTAGCCGGGTTAACCTTGGCGCGCGAGCTAAGCGCCGATGCCCACATTACCTTGTATGAAAAAGCACGGGGCCTCGGTGGTCGCATGTCGACTCGCCGCAATGATACTCATCAATGGGATCACGGTGCGCAGTTTTTTACCGCTCGTAGCAAAGCTTTTCAAACCCTGCTCGCGCCTTTAATCAGTAGCGGCACAGTAGTGGAATGGCAACCGAACATTACCACTTTAAGCCCCGACCAAGCGCCGTATAAACGCCCTTGGTTTGAACCTCATTATGTGGCTGCACCCGGCATGAATAGCCTGCTAAAAGCGCTAGGCCAAGATTTAGATATCCATTTAAGCACTCGCGTTGAGCAAGTGGTGGCGCATAACGGTGGCTGGCAGCTGTTTGATGACAACGGCCAGTTATTGGGTGAGTTTGATTGGGTAGTTAGCTCGGCACCATTACCACAAACTCAAGAGCTACTGCCTGCGCGCTTGTTAGGTGATACTTTGGCCCGCTATCAAATGCTGCCCTGTTATGCGCTGTTACTGACCATCAATGACGCCGACCTGCCGCACTTTGATGCGGCCAAAGTAAATAATTCACCACTTCGCTGGATTAGCTTTAACCACCGACTACCGGGCCGTAATATCAATGCAGGCACTGTGGTCGCCCACAGCAGTGATGAGTGGGCGGCCGCGCATTTAGAAGATGACCAAGAAACGGTTAAGCAGCTGTTAATTGAACATTTTTGTGCGCTCACGAGGGTGAACCCTGCAGCTATTACCAGTACACAACTGCACCGCTGGCGGTATGCCTTAAGTGCTGACGTGCCTGATCCGGATTGCGAGTTTGTGTTAAACGCTCCTGCAAAATTAGCCGCCTGTGGCGATTGGTGTTTAGGCGGGCGCGTAGAAGCGGCCTTTACCAGTGCCCAACAACTGGCCAAGGCGTTAAGAACCGAACTATAA
- a CDS encoding MacB family efflux pump subunit, whose protein sequence is MRTPLIQLKGITKAYGSGELMTTVLKGVDVTINRGEFVAIMGSSGSGKSTLMNILGCLDKPTSGEYRLLGRDVASLSRDQLAELRRDTFGFVFQSYHLLAGVSARDNVAVPAVYSGLSRAERQLKAEQLLTTLGLAERLENKPNQLSGGQQQRVSIARALMNGGEIILADEPTGALDSQSGKDVMVLLTNLARSGHTVILITHDPKVAALADRRIEISDGLIVADPGPSAQAAVPELPAKPHGHSSLAAELFEAVRTALGALSSNLFRAALTLLGIVIGVASVITMLAIGNGSQQEIVQSISAMGSNLLSVHPGAPNQFGRRTTSTLVAADMEAIKELPNVDAVVPEIGGTATLRYGNLDHSPEINGTSADFPRARLWPLTEGTFFSEADEQSYATVAVIGKSVAEVLFPNQDPLGKYVMVNTNLFQVIGVMSAKGASPWGQDQDDVVFVPYTTGGLRLFGQQFLRSITVSVSDVAHINDTEADINRLLVARHGGEDFQIRNMSSIIDTVSATTQTFTWLLGSIAAISLLVGGIGVMNIMLVSVSERTREIGIRMATGAHTRHILQQFLIEALVVSALGGAIGVALGLAATAILGAVGIPVYFSLAPVLLAFGCAFATGLVFGWLPARKAAQLDPVVALSSE, encoded by the coding sequence ATGAGAACGCCCTTAATCCAGCTAAAGGGCATCACCAAAGCCTATGGCAGCGGTGAGCTGATGACGACCGTGCTTAAAGGCGTAGATGTCACCATTAATCGCGGTGAGTTTGTGGCCATCATGGGCAGCTCAGGCTCCGGCAAGTCGACCTTAATGAATATTTTGGGCTGCTTGGATAAACCCACTAGCGGTGAGTACCGCCTGCTGGGCCGAGATGTGGCCAGCCTGAGTCGTGACCAACTCGCCGAGCTGCGCCGCGATACCTTCGGTTTCGTGTTTCAAAGCTATCATTTGCTGGCCGGCGTGAGTGCACGGGACAACGTGGCGGTACCGGCCGTGTATTCGGGCTTGTCTCGGGCTGAGCGCCAGCTTAAGGCCGAGCAATTACTTACCACCTTAGGCCTAGCCGAACGTTTAGAGAATAAACCCAATCAACTCTCCGGCGGTCAACAGCAGCGAGTATCGATTGCACGCGCCTTAATGAACGGCGGCGAGATTATCCTAGCGGATGAACCCACGGGTGCGCTCGATAGCCAAAGCGGCAAAGATGTAATGGTGCTACTCACCAACTTAGCGCGCTCTGGCCATACGGTGATTTTAATTACTCACGATCCCAAAGTCGCAGCCCTTGCGGACAGACGCATCGAGATCAGCGACGGTCTGATTGTGGCAGACCCCGGCCCTAGCGCTCAAGCTGCCGTGCCTGAGTTACCGGCTAAACCCCACGGTCACAGCTCGCTGGCGGCAGAATTATTTGAAGCGGTACGCACCGCACTCGGAGCGCTGAGCAGTAATCTGTTTCGCGCCGCCCTCACCCTGCTTGGCATAGTGATCGGCGTGGCCTCGGTTATTACTATGCTGGCAATCGGTAACGGCTCCCAGCAAGAAATAGTGCAAAGCATCAGCGCCATGGGCAGTAATTTATTATCGGTGCACCCCGGTGCGCCCAATCAGTTTGGCCGGCGCACCACCTCCACCTTAGTAGCCGCCGACATGGAGGCCATCAAAGAGCTGCCAAACGTCGATGCGGTCGTGCCAGAAATTGGTGGCACCGCAACCCTGCGTTACGGCAATCTGGATCACAGCCCAGAAATTAACGGCACCTCGGCGGATTTTCCCCGTGCTCGCCTGTGGCCGCTCACAGAAGGCACCTTCTTTAGTGAAGCTGATGAGCAAAGTTACGCCACCGTCGCCGTGATCGGTAAATCCGTCGCCGAGGTATTATTCCCCAATCAGGATCCGTTGGGGAAATATGTAATGGTAAACACCAACCTGTTTCAGGTGATCGGCGTGATGAGCGCCAAAGGCGCCTCGCCGTGGGGCCAAGACCAAGACGATGTGGTGTTTGTGCCTTACACCACAGGTGGCTTGAGGTTATTTGGCCAGCAGTTTTTACGCAGCATTACCGTCTCGGTGAGCGACGTTGCGCACATCAATGACACCGAGGCCGATATTAACCGACTGCTGGTGGCGCGCCACGGCGGGGAAGATTTTCAAATCCGCAACATGTCTTCCATCATAGATACCGTCTCAGCCACCACTCAGACATTTACCTGGCTGTTGGGATCCATTGCCGCTATTTCGCTATTGGTAGGCGGCATTGGTGTGATGAATATCATGTTGGTCAGCGTCAGCGAGCGAACCCGAGAAATCGGCATTCGCATGGCGACCGGCGCCCACACGCGGCATATTTTGCAGCAGTTTTTAATAGAAGCCTTAGTGGTCTCAGCCTTGGGCGGCGCCATCGGCGTGGCCTTGGGCTTGGCGGCTACCGCCATCTTAGGCGCCGTGGGTATTCCGGTTTATTTTTCACTCGCACCGGTATTGCTCGCCTTTGGCTGCGCCTTTGCTACCGGCTTAGTCTTTGGCTGGCTGCCGGCACGCAAAGCCGCGCAGCTAGATCCTGTGGTTGCGCTCTCTTCAGAATAA
- a CDS encoding efflux transporter outer membrane subunit, producing MPHLSRHSSWALSPLFCALLLAGCASTDTSDRPDIVYKMASQWSTSTPTSNQNQALHQAWWLDFNSPVLTDLITTALSANPDVLIAAERIMQAEAQVQGANASLFPSLNLGAGSDKSWQQHGSQESSRANLGISYELDLWGKLSAQRQAAAAGLAISEYDLASAQLMLTTGVANAWVQLLTLDERIRINEKNLATAESNFAIVEAKYKYGAATLSDFYRQRGAVASQQASLLPLREQRRQTESALAILLGRAPQDYHLASQPLAELALPRLAPGLPSELLTRRPDLAAAEAQLQAADANVSAARAALLPSVQLTGSGGLASQALLSLANPVNTLGLGASLSQILFDGGRLRSQVKISEARQRELVLNYQKAILQALKETEDALGNLALSQAQIAQQQRIVDDAQHTLDLTDIRYRAGADELLLLLDAQRTLFSADEQLVNLRQSQFSATLDLIKALGGGWENDAQGEE from the coding sequence ATGCCTCATTTATCACGTCATTCATCTTGGGCTTTATCACCGCTGTTTTGTGCGCTGCTGTTGGCTGGCTGTGCCAGCACTGACACCAGCGACCGTCCTGACATCGTCTACAAAATGGCCAGCCAGTGGAGCACATCCACGCCTACATCCAACCAAAACCAAGCACTGCATCAAGCTTGGTGGCTGGATTTTAATTCTCCTGTCTTAACTGATTTGATCACCACAGCCCTTAGCGCCAACCCAGATGTGCTGATTGCCGCCGAGCGAATTATGCAAGCCGAAGCACAAGTGCAAGGCGCCAACGCCTCCTTATTTCCGAGTTTAAATCTGGGTGCGGGTAGCGATAAAAGCTGGCAACAACATGGCTCGCAAGAGAGCAGCCGAGCCAATCTGGGCATCAGCTATGAGCTGGACTTATGGGGCAAGCTGAGCGCCCAGCGCCAAGCGGCGGCCGCCGGCTTGGCCATCAGCGAATATGACTTAGCCAGTGCCCAACTTATGCTGACCACAGGCGTGGCCAACGCTTGGGTACAGCTGCTAACGCTGGATGAACGAATTCGTATCAATGAAAAAAACTTGGCCACCGCCGAGAGTAACTTCGCCATCGTCGAGGCCAAATATAAGTATGGCGCCGCCACCTTAAGCGATTTTTACCGCCAACGCGGTGCCGTGGCCAGTCAGCAAGCCAGCTTACTGCCGCTGCGTGAACAACGCCGCCAAACCGAATCGGCACTGGCCATACTGCTGGGTCGTGCACCCCAAGATTATCATTTGGCATCACAGCCGCTGGCCGAGTTGGCGCTGCCACGCCTCGCGCCGGGCCTGCCCAGTGAATTGCTCACTCGCCGCCCTGATCTGGCCGCCGCCGAAGCGCAACTGCAAGCCGCTGATGCCAATGTCAGTGCCGCCCGCGCCGCCCTGCTACCCTCAGTACAACTCACCGGCAGTGGTGGTTTAGCCAGTCAGGCCTTATTGTCACTGGCCAACCCCGTTAATACCTTGGGGTTAGGTGCCAGCTTAAGCCAAATCCTGTTTGATGGCGGTCGACTGCGTAGTCAGGTTAAAATCAGCGAAGCGCGCCAACGAGAGTTAGTGCTCAATTATCAAAAAGCCATACTGCAGGCGCTAAAAGAAACCGAAGATGCCTTGGGCAACTTGGCGCTTAGCCAAGCACAAATCGCACAACAACAGCGTATCGTGGACGATGCCCAGCACACCTTAGATCTTACCGATATCCGCTATCGCGCCGGTGCCGACGAGCTCTTGTTATTACTGGATGCCCAGCGCACCCTGTTTAGCGCCGACGAGCAACTGGTTAACTTGCGGCAAAGTCAATTTAGCGCCACGCTCGATCTGATCAAGGCGCTCGGTGGCGGGTGGGAAAACGACGCACAGGGTGAGGAGTAA
- a CDS encoding c-type cytochrome, translated as MKKLVFFASALAISAFSAQADMPPQAAACVACHQTTGLGMPNLAPSIAGMPAAYLATQLKHFQTDERQNAIMKPMAMMLDEAGIQATSEWFASLTLPQPTQPAFRGEKNPQEITDLGEKLAYLGDWERDLPSCVACHGPEGVGVGDSFPHLAGQHADYIESQLKAWQAGTRAGDVNGIMGVMAKKLTAEEITAVAQYFANVEAK; from the coding sequence ATGAAAAAACTCGTATTCTTCGCCAGTGCCTTGGCAATATCGGCATTTTCGGCTCAAGCCGATATGCCTCCTCAAGCAGCCGCTTGTGTCGCTTGTCACCAAACGACGGGGTTAGGCATGCCCAATTTGGCGCCCTCGATTGCCGGTATGCCAGCGGCTTATTTAGCCACTCAGCTAAAGCATTTTCAAACCGATGAGCGCCAAAACGCCATTATGAAACCCATGGCCATGATGTTGGATGAGGCCGGCATTCAGGCCACCAGTGAATGGTTTGCCAGTTTAACGCTGCCACAGCCAACCCAGCCCGCATTTCGTGGTGAGAAAAATCCCCAAGAAATAACCGACTTAGGTGAAAAGCTGGCTTACTTAGGCGACTGGGAGCGAGACTTACCGAGCTGTGTAGCTTGCCATGGCCCGGAAGGCGTGGGAGTAGGTGACTCTTTCCCACATTTGGCAGGTCAGCATGCGGATTATATCGAAAGTCAGCTTAAAGCTTGGCAAGCAGGGACACGTGCCGGTGATGTAAACGGCATTATGGGCGTGATGGCCAAGAAGCTGACGGCGGAAGAAATCACTGCCGTCGCCCAATACTTTGCCAATGTGGAGGCTAAATAA
- a CDS encoding M48 family metallopeptidase has product MTTLKYIAHYPEQIQTQAGLLISQGRLGAYLENKYPDLHQIQSDKALYQYVTELKNQYMRKSSPLSQVSYDSKLQIVKHALGLHTYQSRVQGNKLKAHNSIKVAALFKSAPPEFLRMIVVHELAHFREKEHNKAFYQLCCHMEPDYHQFELDTRLWLHWREQ; this is encoded by the coding sequence GTGACCACCTTAAAATACATCGCTCATTATCCAGAGCAAATTCAAACTCAAGCGGGGCTATTGATAAGCCAAGGCCGCTTAGGCGCTTACCTGGAAAACAAGTATCCAGACTTACATCAAATACAAAGTGATAAAGCCTTGTATCAGTATGTGACCGAGCTAAAAAATCAATATATGCGCAAGTCCTCACCGCTGTCGCAAGTGAGTTATGACAGTAAATTGCAGATAGTTAAGCACGCGCTTGGCCTGCACACCTATCAATCCCGAGTGCAAGGCAACAAGCTAAAAGCCCATAATAGCATCAAGGTGGCGGCGCTATTTAAAAGCGCGCCCCCGGAGTTTTTGCGCATGATAGTGGTACACGAATTAGCCCACTTTCGTGAGAAAGAGCACAACAAGGCTTTCTATCAATTATGTTGCCACATGGAGCCTGATTATCATCAGTTCGAACTAGATACCCGCTTGTGGCTGCACTGGCGTGAGCAATAG
- a CDS encoding thiol-disulfide oxidoreductase DCC family protein produces MLSVFYDGRCGLCDREIAFYRRHANTNSVLWFDIWQQEEQLLAAGLTQAQCLQKLHLLDEHCQLHTGVDAMVLLWQTVPKLRGLAKLARFAPFRSLLALGYKLFLVWYKRQPHVQACLLADNKE; encoded by the coding sequence ATGCTCAGCGTATTTTATGACGGTCGTTGTGGTTTATGTGACAGAGAGATTGCCTTCTATCGCCGCCACGCGAATACAAATTCAGTGCTGTGGTTCGATATTTGGCAACAAGAAGAGCAGCTACTCGCGGCGGGCTTAACTCAGGCTCAGTGTCTGCAAAAGCTGCATCTATTAGATGAACATTGCCAACTGCACACAGGAGTAGATGCCATGGTGTTGTTATGGCAAACCGTGCCTAAATTGCGCGGCTTGGCGAAATTAGCCCGTTTTGCGCCATTTCGCAGTTTATTAGCTTTAGGGTATAAGCTGTTTTTAGTTTGGTATAAACGCCAACCTCACGTACAAGCCTGCTTGCTGGCAGATAACAAGGAATAA
- a CDS encoding c-type cytochrome: protein MLKLSYSSLLVSLALISAGSVSATEADANKLAVQDQLPNQTAETYPRPPGWDKLPEGEFGEKVLRGYKNFVDTQSLSPQYTGNGLNCVNCHTDAGRKENSAPLWAAYMSYPVFRAKNNRINSFEERMQGCFMFSMNGASPDYGSDALIDLSAYAYWLAQGTLTGEDFDPKDMAVPSDAELLKGGKREDFPFMKAYLDKGGSKEPALVGRAYPTTPEPEQAPDIARGKAVFEQECSVCHGENGEGQQVNNRYVFPPLWGPDTYNWGAGMQRVNTAADFIKHNMPLGQPNKLTDQQAWDVAMYLDTRDRPQDPRTKGDVAETRKEFHGKTSYYGTEVEGKILGSESFPNHPNKPQ, encoded by the coding sequence ATGCTGAAACTCTCTTATTCGTCGCTATTGGTCAGCTTGGCCTTGATCAGCGCAGGCTCAGTTTCTGCTACAGAAGCCGATGCCAATAAACTGGCCGTGCAAGATCAGCTGCCCAATCAAACTGCAGAAACTTACCCTCGCCCCCCGGGCTGGGATAAGTTGCCCGAAGGTGAGTTTGGTGAAAAAGTATTACGTGGTTACAAAAACTTCGTGGATACCCAGAGCTTATCACCACAATATACCGGTAACGGCCTTAACTGCGTGAACTGCCACACCGATGCAGGGCGTAAAGAAAACTCTGCGCCACTGTGGGCCGCCTATATGAGTTACCCGGTGTTTCGCGCGAAGAACAACCGCATCAACTCTTTTGAAGAGCGGATGCAAGGCTGCTTTATGTTCTCCATGAACGGGGCCTCTCCTGACTATGGATCCGATGCCCTAATAGACTTATCTGCCTATGCCTATTGGTTGGCGCAAGGCACGCTTACCGGTGAAGACTTTGATCCTAAAGATATGGCAGTGCCGAGCGACGCAGAGCTGCTCAAAGGCGGCAAGCGTGAAGACTTCCCCTTTATGAAAGCATATTTAGATAAGGGTGGTAGCAAAGAGCCAGCACTAGTGGGCCGTGCCTATCCAACCACGCCTGAGCCAGAACAAGCCCCAGACATTGCGCGCGGCAAGGCCGTGTTTGAGCAAGAGTGCTCTGTGTGTCACGGTGAAAACGGCGAAGGTCAGCAGGTTAATAATCGCTATGTATTCCCTCCATTATGGGGCCCAGATACCTATAACTGGGGTGCGGGTATGCAGCGCGTCAACACCGCCGCCGATTTTATTAAGCACAATATGCCTCTAGGCCAACCTAATAAGCTGACCGACCAGCAAGCGTGGGACGTAGCCATGTATCTGGACACGCGCGACCGTCCACAAGACCCCCGCACTAAAGGTGATGTGGCCGAAACCCGTAAAGAATTTCACGGCAAAACCAGCTATTACGGTACCGAAGTAGAGGGTAAAATTTTAGGCAGCGAAAGCTTCCCTAATCATCCTAATAAGCCGCAATAG
- a CDS encoding putative metalloprotease CJM1_0395 family protein produces the protein MQIPHSNQELFPPALPLAASQIQQDNAQRPLIEPVNETAQSSTRQSATDHFTSSEQKAASELYNRQGQTESAEKVTAPNGDEAEAKTAEAKGGEATDEADQASTASSQKNAAGKELTMEQQEELLQLQQRDQEVRVHEQQHASVGGQHTGTPSYEYETGPDGKQYVVEGSVSADLSPIAGDPNATIEKMQQVKAAALAPAEPSSADKNAASRADQLIVEARAELQQENEPSADDKSMTDKATVDAPTASATSAPSTTDTSATAAKTTKSQTDIATDTPTAKDANGQMEQRNQVIAGVYGKAAQAQSQQQLLSLA, from the coding sequence ATGCAGATACCTCATTCAAATCAAGAGCTGTTCCCCCCAGCCCTGCCACTGGCTGCTAGCCAGATCCAGCAAGACAATGCCCAGCGTCCGCTGATAGAGCCCGTTAACGAAACGGCTCAGTCTTCTACTCGACAGTCGGCAACGGATCACTTTACGTCATCCGAGCAGAAAGCAGCATCCGAGCTTTATAATCGCCAAGGTCAGACCGAGAGTGCGGAAAAAGTAACCGCGCCAAACGGTGACGAAGCTGAGGCTAAAACGGCGGAAGCTAAAGGCGGCGAAGCTACTGATGAAGCAGACCAAGCTTCTACCGCTAGCTCGCAGAAAAACGCGGCGGGCAAAGAGCTCACCATGGAACAGCAAGAAGAGCTGCTCCAACTTCAACAACGTGACCAAGAAGTTCGGGTACACGAGCAACAACACGCCAGCGTTGGCGGACAACATACAGGCACTCCCAGCTACGAATATGAAACAGGGCCCGATGGTAAACAGTATGTGGTTGAAGGCTCCGTCTCGGCTGACCTCTCGCCTATTGCTGGAGACCCTAACGCCACCATAGAAAAGATGCAGCAAGTGAAAGCGGCAGCTCTGGCACCAGCCGAACCTTCGAGTGCCGATAAAAATGCCGCATCCCGTGCCGATCAACTTATCGTTGAAGCCAGAGCCGAACTACAGCAAGAAAATGAGCCCAGTGCTGATGATAAGTCAATGACAGACAAAGCCACTGTTGATGCGCCGACTGCCTCAGCAACATCGGCACCATCAACCACTGACACCTCTGCCACGGCTGCTAAAACCACTAAATCACAAACCGACATTGCCACTGACACGCCAACTGCCAAAGATGCCAATGGCCAGATGGAGCAAAGAAATCAGGTGATTGCTGGCGTTTACGGCAAGGCGGCGCAAGCACAATCTCAGCAGCAGTTACTTAGTCTGGCCTAG
- a CDS encoding efflux RND transporter periplasmic adaptor subunit gives MKKILISGLVLALLVLGLYAYFGSDWLGKPKAPPLTVTVEKGDLLDQVTATGTLQPSGYVDVGAQVSGQLKVIAVEVGDKVEQDSLLAEIDPTVYVAQVDASRAQLRAQKAQLKDREAQLTLAQLQHTRQHNLLAANATAKESVQSAEAGLRSAQAQVEALTAQIAQTESSLRADEANLSYAKVVAPMAGTVVQIDARQGQTLNASQQSPVLMRIADLAVMTVAAKVSEADVSKLTPGMKVYFTTLGDSRKRWYSTLRKIEPTPVIENNVVLYNALFDIDNPDGALMSQMTTQVFFVLTEAKDALLVPMSALAFSDPSDRTKAQVTVVNAKGQPEIRNVQVGVSNRIHAAITEGLAIGEQVQIQAASSNKNNAPARTGARMRI, from the coding sequence ATGAAAAAAATACTTATCTCAGGCTTGGTTTTAGCGCTCTTAGTGCTCGGCTTATACGCCTATTTTGGCAGCGATTGGTTAGGCAAACCTAAAGCGCCCCCCTTAACTGTAACCGTAGAAAAAGGCGATTTATTAGATCAAGTGACCGCTACCGGCACCTTGCAGCCCAGCGGTTACGTAGACGTGGGCGCTCAGGTATCGGGCCAGTTAAAAGTCATCGCCGTAGAAGTAGGTGATAAGGTTGAGCAAGACAGCTTGCTGGCCGAGATAGACCCCACCGTATACGTGGCCCAAGTGGACGCCAGCCGTGCCCAATTGCGCGCCCAAAAGGCACAGCTTAAAGACCGCGAAGCCCAGCTGACTTTGGCGCAACTACAGCATACTCGCCAGCATAATTTGTTGGCCGCCAACGCCACCGCCAAAGAAAGCGTGCAAAGTGCCGAGGCTGGGCTACGTTCGGCACAAGCACAGGTAGAAGCGCTCACCGCACAAATTGCGCAAACTGAGTCCAGCTTGCGCGCCGATGAAGCCAACCTCAGCTATGCCAAAGTAGTGGCGCCCATGGCCGGCACAGTGGTGCAAATCGATGCTCGCCAAGGCCAAACCTTAAACGCCAGTCAGCAGTCGCCGGTGCTAATGCGCATCGCCGATTTAGCGGTGATGACGGTGGCAGCCAAAGTGTCAGAGGCCGATGTAAGCAAACTAACCCCCGGCATGAAGGTATATTTCACTACCCTCGGCGACTCAAGAAAGCGCTGGTACAGCACACTGCGCAAGATTGAGCCCACCCCCGTTATCGAAAATAATGTGGTGCTCTATAACGCCTTGTTCGATATCGACAATCCCGATGGCGCCTTGATGTCACAAATGACCACCCAAGTATTCTTCGTGCTGACAGAAGCTAAAGATGCGTTATTAGTGCCCATGTCGGCACTGGCTTTTTCTGACCCATCTGATCGCACTAAGGCTCAAGTGACTGTGGTGAATGCCAAGGGCCAGCCAGAAATTCGCAACGTGCAGGTGGGCGTCAGTAATCGAATTCATGCGGCTATTACCGAAGGTCTCGCCATAGGTGAGCAAGTGCAGATCCAAGCTGCAAGCAGTAACAAAAATAACGCCCCCGCCAGAACGGGCGCAAGGATGCGCATATGA